One Glycine max cultivar Williams 82 chromosome 4, Glycine_max_v4.0, whole genome shotgun sequence DNA segment encodes these proteins:
- the LOC100788990 gene encoding serine/threonine-protein kinase MPS1 isoform X1, with amino-acid sequence MDGKPNPDSSSTDLLRDVQAALKRHRPLGTMQSNCIRPKRPLLPQRASNISSSSDATNSQEEASSKDSLITVVPAQNLDAQKKVQFSVRSNAALQDGKATELENLSSHMSSLGFAEMEWVEGSQIESSSSSSLGCIQLENVPQAAFDASLKCESGVSSVLPKRSLVTQDHLQQFRSFLSQPATQSSVVGPSCATTTSVHSTSAPMLNSATRYSHLRQDGGSSVAAEPLGEVNANPCPITEGVVKSVDVSIKETNRMSVDRGAEAEVRASGSCIDDAGLLSKGSNRSKEQQGGVLKESGNSKYTSCDDAKGKEAVDVATVQTQAPLPTTITSSSDMKLGSSKEEKREKTASSKGASGTRKRTYDPDLFFKVNGKLYQRLGKIGSGGSSEVHKVISSDCRIYALKKIKLKGRDYATAYGFCQEIEYLNRLKGKDNIIQLIDYEVTDKALLEEVMKGSFSNKDGRVKDDGCIYMVLEYGEIDLAHMLSQKWKELDGNNKTIDENWLRFYWQQILLAVNTIHEERIVHSDLKPANFLLVKGSLKLIDFGIAKAIMSDTTNIQRDSQVGTLSYMSPEAFLCNETDANGNIIKCGRPSDIWSLGCILYQMVYGRTPFSDYKTFWAKFKVITDPNHKITYEPVSNPWLLDLMKRCLAWDRNQRWRIPQLLQHPFLVPPVPSNPSLPQDHTCKLLQLISETCTYDPEATQLCSQLQRLLSDPLEKTTCSLYSRDQQLKLLSQMSELCIQLHERLTNTENK; translated from the exons ATGGATGGGAAGCCTAACCCGGATTCCTCCTCCACGGACCTCCTCCGCGACGTTCAAGCCGCCTTGAAACGACACCGTCCTCTCG GTACAATGCAGTCCAATTGCATAAGGCCAAAGCGCCCGCTACTTCCTCAAAGAGCATCaaacatttcttcttcttccgatGCCACCAATTCTCAAGAGGAAGCTTCTTCCAAGGATTCGCTTATAACCGTCGTCCCTGCTCAAAACCTAGACGCTCAGAAGAAAGTCCAGTTTTCAGTTCGAAGCAACGCTGCCTTGcagg ATGGAAAGGCCACTGAGTTGGAGAATTTATCTTCTCACATGAGTTCGCTTGGATTCGCAGAAATGGAGTGGGTTGAAGGCAGTCAAATTGAATCATCCTCATCGTCGTCGCTTGGATGCATCCAGCTGGAGAATGTTCCGCAGGCAGCGTTTGACGCGAGTTTGAAATGTGAAAGTGGAGTGAGTTCCGTGCTACCGAAGAGAAGTTTGGTTACCCAGGATCATTTGCAGCAATTCAGAAGTTTTTTGAGTCAGCCCGCGACACAATCTTCGGTGGTGGGACCTTCTTGTGCTACAACTACCTCGGTTCATTCAACTTCTGCACCAATGCTAAATTCAGCAACACGATATTCTCATTTGCGTCAAGATGGTGGCTCAAGTGTGGCTGCTGAGCCTTTGGGGGAGGTTAATGCTAATCCTTGTCCTATAACTGAAGGGGTTGTGAAATCGGTTGATGTTTCCATAAAAGAAACGAATAGAATGTCGGTTGATCGGGGGGCAGAAGCTGAAGTCCGAGCTTCCGGTTCTTGTATTGATGATGCAGGGTTGTTATCTAAGGGGAGCAATCGATCTAAGGAGCAACAAGGGGGTGTGTTGAAGGAATCTGGCAATTCTAAATATACTTCTTGTGATGATGCGAAAGGGAAAGAGGCTGTGGATGTTGCCACTGTACAAACACAGGCTCCACTTCCCACAACCATAACCTCATCTTCAGATATGAAGTTGGGGTCTTCTAAGGAGGAAAAACGTGAGAAGACTGCAAGTAGTAAAGGTGCATCGGGTACCCGGAAAAGAACTTATGAccctgatttgtttttcaaagtcAACGGCAAGCTTTATCAGCGTCTTGGCAAGATAGGTAGTGGTGGAAGCAGTGAGGTGCACAAAGTGATCTCATCGGACTGTAGGATATATGCACTTAAAAAGATCAAGCTCAAGGGACGTGATTATGCTACTGCATATGGGTTTTGTCAAGAAATTGAGTAtctaaataggctgaagggaaAGGATAACATCATACAGCTTATAGATTATGAG GTGACTGACAAGGCTTTACTTGAGGAAGTTATGAAAGGCTCCTTCAGTAATAAGGATGGCAGGGTCAAGGATGATGGATGTATATACATGGTGCTTGAATATGGGGAAATCGATTTGGCTCACATGTTGTCTCAGAAGTGGAAGGAACTGGATGGAAACAACAAAACTATAGACGAGAACTGGCTTCGATTTTATTGGCAG CAAATTCTTCTAGCTGTCAACACTATTCATGAGGAACGAATTGTGCACTCAGACTTGAAGCCAGCTAACTTCCTCCTTGTCAAAGGTTCCCTAAAACTGATTGATTTTGGTATAGCCAAAGCAATAATGAGTGACACAACCAACATCCAACGGGATTCACAG GTGGGCACTCTAAGTTACATGTCTCCAGAAGCATTTTTGTGTAACGAGACTGATGCGAATGGAAACATCATAAAGTGTGGCCGACCATCAGATATCTGGTCCCTGGGCTGCATCCTTTATCAAATGGTATATGGGAGGACACCTTTTTCTGATTACAAGACATTTTGGGCGAAATTCAAAGTTATAACAGATCCAAATCATAAAATTACGTATGAACCAGTTTCAAACCCATGGCTTTTGGATCTTATGAAGAGGTGTCTAGCATGGGATCGCAATCAAAGGTGGAGAATTCCTCAGCTACTCCAACATCCTTTTCTTGTTCCTCCTGTACCATCTAATCCATCTTTGCCCCAAGATCATACCTGTAAATTGCTACAACTTATTTCTGAAACTTGTACATATGACCCTGAAGCAACCCAACTGTGTAGTCAGCTCCAACGGCTTCTTAGTGACCCACTTGAGAAAACAACTTGCTCACTATATTCACGAGATCAACAGCTAAAACTGCTGTCCCAAATGTCAGAACTCTGTATTCAGCTGCACGAACGTTTGACAAATACTGAAAACAAGTAG
- the LOC100788990 gene encoding serine/threonine-protein kinase MPS1 isoform X2 has protein sequence MDGKPNPDSSSTDLLRDVQAALKRHRPLGTMQSNCIRPKRPLLPQRASNISSSSDATNSQEEASSKDSLITVVPAQNLDAQKKVQFSVRSNAALQEMEWVEGSQIESSSSSSLGCIQLENVPQAAFDASLKCESGVSSVLPKRSLVTQDHLQQFRSFLSQPATQSSVVGPSCATTTSVHSTSAPMLNSATRYSHLRQDGGSSVAAEPLGEVNANPCPITEGVVKSVDVSIKETNRMSVDRGAEAEVRASGSCIDDAGLLSKGSNRSKEQQGGVLKESGNSKYTSCDDAKGKEAVDVATVQTQAPLPTTITSSSDMKLGSSKEEKREKTASSKGASGTRKRTYDPDLFFKVNGKLYQRLGKIGSGGSSEVHKVISSDCRIYALKKIKLKGRDYATAYGFCQEIEYLNRLKGKDNIIQLIDYEVTDKALLEEVMKGSFSNKDGRVKDDGCIYMVLEYGEIDLAHMLSQKWKELDGNNKTIDENWLRFYWQQILLAVNTIHEERIVHSDLKPANFLLVKGSLKLIDFGIAKAIMSDTTNIQRDSQVGTLSYMSPEAFLCNETDANGNIIKCGRPSDIWSLGCILYQMVYGRTPFSDYKTFWAKFKVITDPNHKITYEPVSNPWLLDLMKRCLAWDRNQRWRIPQLLQHPFLVPPVPSNPSLPQDHTCKLLQLISETCTYDPEATQLCSQLQRLLSDPLEKTTCSLYSRDQQLKLLSQMSELCIQLHERLTNTENK, from the exons ATGGATGGGAAGCCTAACCCGGATTCCTCCTCCACGGACCTCCTCCGCGACGTTCAAGCCGCCTTGAAACGACACCGTCCTCTCG GTACAATGCAGTCCAATTGCATAAGGCCAAAGCGCCCGCTACTTCCTCAAAGAGCATCaaacatttcttcttcttccgatGCCACCAATTCTCAAGAGGAAGCTTCTTCCAAGGATTCGCTTATAACCGTCGTCCCTGCTCAAAACCTAGACGCTCAGAAGAAAGTCCAGTTTTCAGTTCGAAGCAACGCTGCCTTGcagg AAATGGAGTGGGTTGAAGGCAGTCAAATTGAATCATCCTCATCGTCGTCGCTTGGATGCATCCAGCTGGAGAATGTTCCGCAGGCAGCGTTTGACGCGAGTTTGAAATGTGAAAGTGGAGTGAGTTCCGTGCTACCGAAGAGAAGTTTGGTTACCCAGGATCATTTGCAGCAATTCAGAAGTTTTTTGAGTCAGCCCGCGACACAATCTTCGGTGGTGGGACCTTCTTGTGCTACAACTACCTCGGTTCATTCAACTTCTGCACCAATGCTAAATTCAGCAACACGATATTCTCATTTGCGTCAAGATGGTGGCTCAAGTGTGGCTGCTGAGCCTTTGGGGGAGGTTAATGCTAATCCTTGTCCTATAACTGAAGGGGTTGTGAAATCGGTTGATGTTTCCATAAAAGAAACGAATAGAATGTCGGTTGATCGGGGGGCAGAAGCTGAAGTCCGAGCTTCCGGTTCTTGTATTGATGATGCAGGGTTGTTATCTAAGGGGAGCAATCGATCTAAGGAGCAACAAGGGGGTGTGTTGAAGGAATCTGGCAATTCTAAATATACTTCTTGTGATGATGCGAAAGGGAAAGAGGCTGTGGATGTTGCCACTGTACAAACACAGGCTCCACTTCCCACAACCATAACCTCATCTTCAGATATGAAGTTGGGGTCTTCTAAGGAGGAAAAACGTGAGAAGACTGCAAGTAGTAAAGGTGCATCGGGTACCCGGAAAAGAACTTATGAccctgatttgtttttcaaagtcAACGGCAAGCTTTATCAGCGTCTTGGCAAGATAGGTAGTGGTGGAAGCAGTGAGGTGCACAAAGTGATCTCATCGGACTGTAGGATATATGCACTTAAAAAGATCAAGCTCAAGGGACGTGATTATGCTACTGCATATGGGTTTTGTCAAGAAATTGAGTAtctaaataggctgaagggaaAGGATAACATCATACAGCTTATAGATTATGAG GTGACTGACAAGGCTTTACTTGAGGAAGTTATGAAAGGCTCCTTCAGTAATAAGGATGGCAGGGTCAAGGATGATGGATGTATATACATGGTGCTTGAATATGGGGAAATCGATTTGGCTCACATGTTGTCTCAGAAGTGGAAGGAACTGGATGGAAACAACAAAACTATAGACGAGAACTGGCTTCGATTTTATTGGCAG CAAATTCTTCTAGCTGTCAACACTATTCATGAGGAACGAATTGTGCACTCAGACTTGAAGCCAGCTAACTTCCTCCTTGTCAAAGGTTCCCTAAAACTGATTGATTTTGGTATAGCCAAAGCAATAATGAGTGACACAACCAACATCCAACGGGATTCACAG GTGGGCACTCTAAGTTACATGTCTCCAGAAGCATTTTTGTGTAACGAGACTGATGCGAATGGAAACATCATAAAGTGTGGCCGACCATCAGATATCTGGTCCCTGGGCTGCATCCTTTATCAAATGGTATATGGGAGGACACCTTTTTCTGATTACAAGACATTTTGGGCGAAATTCAAAGTTATAACAGATCCAAATCATAAAATTACGTATGAACCAGTTTCAAACCCATGGCTTTTGGATCTTATGAAGAGGTGTCTAGCATGGGATCGCAATCAAAGGTGGAGAATTCCTCAGCTACTCCAACATCCTTTTCTTGTTCCTCCTGTACCATCTAATCCATCTTTGCCCCAAGATCATACCTGTAAATTGCTACAACTTATTTCTGAAACTTGTACATATGACCCTGAAGCAACCCAACTGTGTAGTCAGCTCCAACGGCTTCTTAGTGACCCACTTGAGAAAACAACTTGCTCACTATATTCACGAGATCAACAGCTAAAACTGCTGTCCCAAATGTCAGAACTCTGTATTCAGCTGCACGAACGTTTGACAAATACTGAAAACAAGTAG
- the LOC100789518 gene encoding histone-lysine N-methyltransferase ASHR1, with protein sequence MEDLQSGLQNRKLSLSTLPEKGRSLLATRDFYPGEVIISQEPYVCVPNNSSVSPQKRCDGCFTTINNNVLSRCSRCQLAFYCGTACQRSEWKLHRLECEVLSSLHKYKRKSLTPSIRLMLRLYLRRKLQNDKIIPSTAMDNYNLVEALVAHMSDITEEQLVLYAQMANLVNSILEWPGINIKEIAENFSKFACNAHTICDSELRPVGTGLYPVISIINHSCLPNSVLVFEGSSALVRAVQHIPSGTEVLISYIETAESTMTRQKALKEQYLFTCTCPRCSKVGQYDDIQESAILEGYKCKSEKCGGFLLRTTDGKGFQCQGCGLIRDKEEIKRITTEIKLLSEDASKPSATCNYQEAISIYKRIEKLQTELFHPLSINLMHTREKILKSLMELEHWTEALAYCKLTIPFYQRVYPAVHPLPGLQYYTCGKLEWYLGDTEEAVKSLTKAVDILRITHGTNTPFMKDLLMKLEEARTEASYKFSSKE encoded by the exons ATGGAGGATTTGCAAAGTGGTCTGCAGAATCGCAAATTATCACTCTCAACCCTCCCAGAAAAGGGTCGTTCTCTCTTGGCCACTAGGGATTTCTATCCAG GGGAAGTGATTATAAGCCAAGAGCCTTACGTTTGTGTTCCAAACAACTCCTCGGTCTCCCCCCAGAAAAGGTGCGATGGATGTTTCACTACAATTAATAACAACGTCCTTAGCAGGTGCTCGCGTTGCCAACTTGCATTCTATTGTGGAACCGCATGTCAG AGGTCAGAGTGGAAGCTGCATCGTCTTGAGTGTGAGGTCCTCTCCAGCCTCCACAAATACAAGAGAAAATCTCTCACACCATCCATACGCCTGATGCTCAGACTTTATCTTCGGAGGAAGTTGCAAAATGATAAG ATCATCCCAAGCACTGCAATGGACAACTACAACTTGGTGGAGGCATTAGTGGCTC ACATGTCTGACATCACAGAGGAGCAGCTGGTGCTTTATGCACAGATGGCTAATCTTGTAAACTCCATACTAGAATGGCCAGGAATCAATATAAAAGAGATTGCTGAAAATTTTTCTAAG TTTGCATGTAATGCGCATACCATTTGTGACAGTGAGTTGAGACCTGTGGGAACAGGATTGTATCCTGTTATTTCCATCATCAATCACAG CTGTTTGCCCAATTCTGTGTTGGTTTTTGAGGGAAGCTCAGCTTTGGTACGTGCGGTGCAGCATATACCCTCAGGTACTGAG GTGCTGATAAGTTACATAGAGACTGCTGAAAGCACTATGACTCGACAGAAGGCTCTCAAAGAGCAGTACCTATTCACTTGTACATGTCCTCGCTGTTCTAAAGTG GGTCAGTATGATGATATCCAAGAAAGTGCAATTCTAGAAGGATACAAATGCAAAAGTGAAAAATGTGGTGGTTTCTTGCTTCGTACAACTG ATGGGAAAGGATTCCAATGCCAAGGTTGTGGACTAATTAGGGACAAGGAGGAGATAAAGAGAATTACAACTGAAATTAAATTGCTATCTGAAGATGCTTCTAAGCCCTCTGCCACTTGCA ATTATCAAGAAGCTATTTCCATATATAAAAGGATTGAGAAGCTGCAAACAGAACTCTTTCATCCTTTATCAATCAACTTGATGCATACTAGGGAGAAGATTTTGAAG TCACTAATGGAGCTGGAACACTGGACAGAAGCTTTAGCATATTGCAAATTGACCATACCATTCTATCAAA GAGTGTATCCAGCTGTTCACCCTCTGCCTGGCTTGCAATATTATACTTGTGGAAAACTAGAATG GTATCTTGGAGACACAGAGGAAGCTGTTAAATCACTGACCAAGGCCGTGGATATACTACGGATTACTCATGGCACAAATACACCTTTCATGAAGGACCTCTTGATGAAGTTGGAAGAAGCCCGTACTGAAGCTTCTTACAAATTTTCCTCTAAAGAGTAG
- the LOC100818402 gene encoding biotin--protein ligase 2 isoform X1, with product MLLRNPALTASLLSATTKKLYNHRYSTPAAFMASSGVACSLLVLCGKSLAENETAKAIKTNNTLKLPEDEKLSLVLHSEMDKSVMQGFFQVHSYMDSLSTNQFGRLLVWSPDLTSTHDVVSHNFCELPIGTVCIADVQTKGRGRSKNVWESPLGCLMFSFTMQMEDGRVVPLVQYVVSLAMTEAIKDICDKNGLPSIDVKIKWPNDLYLNGSKVGGILCTSTYKSKKFNVSAGIGLNVNNKKPTTSLNTILKGFYSGAYQFQREEVLAAFFNKFEIFYDLFLNQGFQTLEELYIKTWLHSGQRVVVQEKNEDKVIEHVVTIQGLTSSGYLLAVGDDHQMCELHPDGNSFDFFKGLVRRKLE from the exons ATGCTGTTGCGTAACCCTGCGTTGACAGCGTCGCTGCTATCAGCCACCACAAAGAAGCTCTACAACCACCGTTATTCTACACCTGCTGCATTCATGGCGTCTTCAG GTGTCGCGTGCAGTTTGCTGGTTTTGTGTGGCAAATCACTGGCAGAGAATGAAACTGCTAAAGCTATAAAGACCAATAACACACTGAAGCTCCCTGAGGATGAAAAACTCTCACTCGTTTTGCATTCGGAGATGGATAAATCAGTTATGCAAGGGTTTTTCCAAGTTCATTCCTATATGGATTCTCTTTCCACCAATCAATTTGGCAGGCTTCTCGTTTGGTCTCCAGACTTAACTTCAACACACGATGTCGTTTCGCA CAACTTTTGTGAGCTCCCCATTGGTACAGTTTGCATTGCTGATGTTCAGACCAAGGGACGAG GTCGGTCGAAGAATGTCTGGGAGTCTCCATTAGGTTGCCTcatgttttcttttactatGCAAATGGAGGATGGACGAGTCGTTCCTTTGGTTCAGTATGTGGTTTCCCTTGCTATGACAGAGGCAATCAAGGATATCTGTGACAAAAAT GGGTTACCCAGCATAGATGTTAAAATCAAGTGGCCAAATGATCTTTACTTAAATGGCTCTAAAGTTGGAGGCATTCTTTGTACCTCAACATATAAATCAAAGAAGTTCAATGTAAGTGCAG GAATAGGCTTGAATGTCAATAATAAGAAGCCAACGACATCCTTAAATACAATTCTAAAAGGGTTCTATTCAGGAGCTTAccaatttcaaagagaagaagttCTAGCAgccttttttaacaaatttgagatattttatgatttatttctgAATCAAG GATTTCAAACCCTAGAGGAGCTATATATCAAGACATGGTTGCACAG TGGACAGAGAGTTGTTGTACAGGAAAAGAATGAGGACAAAGTGATCGAACATGTGGTAACTATTCAG GGTTTGACATCCTCGGGATATTTGTTGGCTGTCGGTGATGACCATCAAATGTGTGAGCTCCACCCTGATGGTAATAG
- the LOC100818402 gene encoding biotin--protein ligase 1, chloroplastic isoform X2 codes for MLLRNPALTASLLSATTKKLYNHRYSTPAAFMASSGVACSLLVLCGKSLAENETAKAIKTNNTLKLPEDEKLSLVLHSEMDKSVMQGFFQVHSYMDSLSTNQFGRLLVWSPDLTSTHDVVSHNFCELPIGTVCIADVQTKGRGRSKNVWESPLGCLMFSFTMQMEDGRVVPLVQYVVSLAMTEAIKDICDKNGLPSIDVKIKWPNDLYLNGSKVGGILCTSTYKSKKFNVSAGIGLNVNNKKPTTSLNTILKGFYSGAYQFQREEVLAAFFNKFEIFYDLFLNQGFQTLEELYIKTWLHSANTLLA; via the exons ATGCTGTTGCGTAACCCTGCGTTGACAGCGTCGCTGCTATCAGCCACCACAAAGAAGCTCTACAACCACCGTTATTCTACACCTGCTGCATTCATGGCGTCTTCAG GTGTCGCGTGCAGTTTGCTGGTTTTGTGTGGCAAATCACTGGCAGAGAATGAAACTGCTAAAGCTATAAAGACCAATAACACACTGAAGCTCCCTGAGGATGAAAAACTCTCACTCGTTTTGCATTCGGAGATGGATAAATCAGTTATGCAAGGGTTTTTCCAAGTTCATTCCTATATGGATTCTCTTTCCACCAATCAATTTGGCAGGCTTCTCGTTTGGTCTCCAGACTTAACTTCAACACACGATGTCGTTTCGCA CAACTTTTGTGAGCTCCCCATTGGTACAGTTTGCATTGCTGATGTTCAGACCAAGGGACGAG GTCGGTCGAAGAATGTCTGGGAGTCTCCATTAGGTTGCCTcatgttttcttttactatGCAAATGGAGGATGGACGAGTCGTTCCTTTGGTTCAGTATGTGGTTTCCCTTGCTATGACAGAGGCAATCAAGGATATCTGTGACAAAAAT GGGTTACCCAGCATAGATGTTAAAATCAAGTGGCCAAATGATCTTTACTTAAATGGCTCTAAAGTTGGAGGCATTCTTTGTACCTCAACATATAAATCAAAGAAGTTCAATGTAAGTGCAG GAATAGGCTTGAATGTCAATAATAAGAAGCCAACGACATCCTTAAATACAATTCTAAAAGGGTTCTATTCAGGAGCTTAccaatttcaaagagaagaagttCTAGCAgccttttttaacaaatttgagatattttatgatttatttctgAATCAAG GATTTCAAACCCTAGAGGAGCTATATATCAAGACATGGTTGCACAG CGCAAACACTCTTCTTGCTTGA